DNA sequence from the Bordetella genomosp. 9 genome:
ATCGCCGCAGGGCCAGCGCGACGAACAAGGCCAGCAGGACGACGACGGCCAGCATGGCCGCCAGTACCGTGGTGGCGCGTTCCCCGTAGGGGCCCAGCGGCGGCCGGGCCCGCGTCAGCGTCCATGCCAGCAGCTTGTCATGGCGTGGCACCGGGCATGCCACCGCGATCACGGCATCCGCGCCGCTGGATACCACGTCGACCTGCGTGTCGCCGGCGCCGGCCGCTTTCTTCAGGGTGCGCAGGATCAGGGGGGTTTCGGCTTCCGGGATATCGCGCTTCAGCCCACTGCCTTCATAGGTGGGGAAGGCGTAGGCCAGGAAACCGCTGGCCGATCCGGTCGCGGCGGCCGCGCTCCAGAAACCGCCTTCTATGCCTTCGGCGCGCAGCAGGGCGAGATCGAGCACCGCGTGCATGAGGTCGACGTTGATCGTGCCCGGCTCCTGCAGCGACAGATCGTAGCGGGCCGCGACGGCCGCGCACGCGGCGTAGGCCTGCTGCCGCGCCACGGCGACGCGTTCGCCCAGCGCGGAGGACATCATCAGCCACACCGCCGCGCCCAGCAATCCGCACAGCCCGGCGACGAGTATCCACAGCGCGACGAGCTGGGTGGAGAACGACGGTCTGGGCATGGCCGGCCTGCCTGAAGTGTGAGTGGCGCGCGCCGATGATTATAGTCAGGCCCCCACGCCCAGCAGCAGGGGCAGGCGCGCCATGTCGGCGAATACCGCGGTGGCGCCGCTGGCGAGCAGGGCGGTGGCGGGGCTGTGGGAGGGGCCGCCGGGCGAGTAGCCCAGCACGATGGCGCCGGCCGCCACGCCGGCGGTGACGCCGGTGACGCTGTCTTCGATGACCACGCATTCGGCGGGGTCGGTTTCCAAGGCCGCGGCGGCGGCCAGGTAGACGTCGGGGCTGGGCTTGGAGCGGGCCATTTCGTAGCCGCTGAAGGTCCTTCCCTGGAAATAGCGCATCAGGCCGGTCTTGTTCAACTGCAATTCCAGCTTGGCGCGGTCGGCGCCCGACGCGCAGGCGATGCGGCCGTCCAGCCGTTCATGCAGCAGTTGCACCGTGCGCAGTACGTGGGGGATGGGCTGAACCTGCTCGCCCAACGCCACGTTGCGCCGTTGCCAGAATTGCCCCAGCCATTCCGTCCCTATCGATTTTCCGGACGCCTGCGCGATCCACGGCAGCTCGTCCTTCATCGTCCTGCCGACGAAGCGGCGCAGCACCTCGTCGTGCGTCATGGCGACGCCCAGTTCATCGAGCATGTCACGCAGCACGCCCGCGGATATGCGTTCACTGTCGACCAGCACGCCGTCGCAATCGAATAGCACCGCTTTGGCTTTCAAAGGCACCCCGTCATGAATAAGGAAGCGGCGCTGCCCTATGCTGGCCGCGCCGCTTCGATCTTACCCGTTCCGGCCTTGTCCCAGCGCAGCGGTCGGCCCGTTACGACTTGCGGTCGAAGTAGCCCTGCTGGATCGCCCGCAGCCACACCGGGCCGATCACGCGGACCTGGCGATTGACGATGCTGTGATTGAATCCTTCGATGCGGATCAGCACGTGCTTGCCGATGTAGGGCGCCATCATGGTGCGGGCCGCTTCCATCCAATCGACGGGATAGACTTCGTCATAGGTGCCGTTCATGTCCCACACGGGCAACCCCTTCAGCGCCGGGCCGGGCATGCTGGTCGCCAGGATGTCGTTCAGCATCTTGTTGAAGCCCGCCTGCTTCATCTTGGCGGGGACGAAGGGCGCCATGTACAGCCGCAGGGCGAGCTCGGAAAGCGCGCCCGCGTTGTAGAACATGATGGGGTCTTCGACTTCCTTGAAGCGCGGCTCTTTCAGGTCGCGCGCCCAGCGGGCGTCCTTTTCCGCGGGGTCGGCGCGCTTGTTGTAGAACTCGAAGTCCGCGCGCCCGCGGCCGCGCACGCGCAGGGCGGATTTCTCATACGGCCAATCCCAGCGGCCCGCCTGGGCGGCGCCGTAGTAATACGCCACGCCGGGGGGCGAAGAGCCCCAGTTCAGGTAGCCATCCGGGCGCACGCGCTCGGCCAGCGGCCACATCAAGGCGCCGCCGGTGGAAAAGCCCCAGTACAGCACCATGGACTTCCTGCGTTCCTGGTCCGACAGCGTACTGCGCAGGCCGGCCTCCAGTCCGTCGACCATGGCGACCGGCGTCGCAGCGACCATCTCGTTGAACAGCTGCGTACCTGGCTTGGGAAAGCGTACGTATTCGCTGCCGCTCTTGCTGGCCGTATTGCCCGCGGGCTGGATGGTGTAGTCGTCCTTGGACCAGTATGCCTTCTGGTGCTGCGAGAAGATGGGCATGCGCTCGTCCAGCGGGATGGTTTCCCAGGTGCCGCTGCGATCGGGGGCGAAGAAATTCCAGCGTCCCACGCGCGTCAACGCGATGAAGGTGATGCCGCGCTTGGCGAGCCACACGCCTATGCCTTCCTTGCCTTCATCCGTTTCGATGAACCCGTTCGCGCTGGAGCTGCCTTCCTCCGTGGCGACGAGCACGACCTTGCGGCCGTTGTGCATCAAGGGCTTCGCGGGTTCCAAGCGCATGACGACCTGGGTGAAGGTCATGCCGTTCGCGGGATAGTCGACGTAGGTGATTTTCTTCGTGAACTGGCTGGTTTCGGGATAGTCTTTGCCCGCGAGTATCTCTTCGACCTGCGCTTGCGGCAGTGTTCCCTTGTCCGCCGGCAGCGTCCAGGCCGCGGCGGTGGTCATGTAGAAAGCGGAAAGCGCCGCGGCGGCGGCCCCGGCGATGGATTTGTACGGCATGGATGCATCGGTCCGTGTAAGGGTTTATGGCGCGCTGCCGCTGGCGCGGCAGCGCCGCGGTGCGTGCAGCACAGGCATGGTGCCACGAGCGGGACCATGCAGAACCTCGCTTCCCCGATGTGGCGCGCACATTCCCTGTTGTAGCGCGGCCATGCACCCCCATGTGGCGAAATCCGCGGCGCGTACGCAACAGCGTGGGCCGGGCCGACCCGCCACGTCCGCTCTACACCGGTGCGCTTCCCACCGACAGGCCGCCGCAGGCGTACAGCACCTGTCCCGTCACGAAGCGGGCATCATCGGACAGGAAAAACGCGATGGTGCCGGCGATGTCTTCCGGCTGGCCCAGCCGGCGCAAGGGGATGCGTTCGGCGAGCCTGCGCGCCGCGTCTTCGTCCATGGGGTTGTTCTTCTTGTACAGCTCGGTCAGTACCGGCCCCGGCGCCACCGCATTGACGGTGATGCCATGCGGGCCCAGCTCCAGCGCCCAGGTGCGCGTGTAGCCGATCAGGCCGCTCTTGGCGCCCGCGTAGGCCGTGCGGCGCGGGATGCCCAGCGCGGCGCGGCTGGAAATGTTGACGATCGCGCCGCGGCCCTTGGCGATCATGGCCGGCAGGCAGGCCTGCACGCACTGGATCGGCGCGCGCATGTTGACCGCCAGGATGCGGTCCAGCTCCTCGACGGAGGTCTCCTGCAGCGTGCTCGACGTGGTGAGTCCGGCATTGTTCACCACGTTGTCCACCGGGAACGCCGCCGTGATGCGCGCCAGCACGTCGGCGGTGGCCGCCGCGTCGGCCAGGTCGACTTCGTGGAAATCGCCAGGGAATCCATCCGCCGGCGCATGGCGCGCCAGGCCGATCACATGATGCCCGTCGCGCGCCAGGCGCTCCGCGGTGGCGCGGCCGATGCCGCGGTTGGCGCCGGTAATGAGCGTGATGCGGTCGGCCATGGTCAATCCACGTGGGCGCCCGAGCGCTTGACGACGTCCGCCCAGCGGGAGACCTCGCCCCGCACGAAGGTGCTGAACTGCGCCGGGCTGTTGGGCGGCGGCGGCAGCGCGATCCCCGATTGCTTGTATATCCCTTGCAGTTTGGTCGTGGCCAGCGCCTTGTTGAGCGCCGCGTTCATCCTGTCGACGATGGCGGGATCGGTGTCCTTGGGCGCGAACAGGCCGAACCACGACACGACGTTGAAGTCCGGCAGGCCGGACTCGCGCAGCGTCGGGATGTCCGGCGCCGATGGCGAGCGCTCGGCCGACGTCACGCCCAGCGCGCGCAGCTTGCCGGCCTGCACATTGGGCAGTTCGGTCGGCAGGTTGTCGAAGATCGAATCGACCTGTCCGCCCAGCAGGTCGGTCATGGCGGGTCCGCTGCCCCGGTAGGGCACGTGCAGGATCTGCGTGCCGGTCTGTATCTTGAACAGTTCGCAGGACATATGGATCGCCGACCCGGTGCCGGACGACGCGCAGGTCAGCTTGCCGGGATGGGATTTCGCATACGCGATGTAGTCCTGCACGTTATGGATGGGCAGCTTGGGATTGACCACCAGCACGTTGGGCACGGTGCCCAGCAGGGCGACGTTGCGGTAGTCGGCCGCGATGTCGTAGTTCAGGTTGGTATACAGGGTCCGATTGATCGCGTTGGCGGTGGAGCCGACATAGAACGTGTAGCCGTCTGGCGCCGCGCGCTTGACGAACTCCGCGCCGATGTTGCTGTTGGCGCCGGTGCGGTTCTCGACGACGAAGGGATGGCCCGTCTGCTCGGTGAGCACGCTCGCGACGGCGCGGGCGATGATGTCGGTCGTACCGCCGGGCGCGTACCCCACGATCAGGTTGACCTGCTGCGCCGGCCATCTGGCCGCGCTTTCAGCCGCGGGCGCGGCCCGGGCGGCGCCCGGGAAAATACCTGTGAAGGCGCCGGTAAATATCGATACCGCGACCGCCAGCATGGCGGTCCGCGTAGCAGCTTGCATCATCGTTGTCTCCTCGTTTGCCGCTGGTCGCGGCTTATGGCGTTATGCAGGCGTTATGCATCCCGTGCTTGCCCGTGCCGCGACAGCCGTCGCCGGCGCGGGGCGTCAGCGCGGCACGGAACCCTGGATCGTGATGCGGTGCATGGCCCGGCGCTCTCCGGGATAGTCATTGATGGCGTAGTGCATCGTGCAACGATTGTCCCAGAACGCCATCGACCCCTTGCGCCAGCGGAAGCGGCAGGTGTTCTCGGGCTTGGCGCTGTGCTGGTACAGGTACTGCAGCAGCGGCAGGCTTTCTTCGCGAGTCATGCCTTCGAAGGCGTAGGTGAACGGATGATTCACGAACAGGCATTTCCGGCCGGTCTCTTCATGCGTGCGCACCACCGGGTGCACGCTGTCGATGACCCCCACGTCTTCGCGCAGCTTGGTCGAGCGCGTCGCGTTGCGCGCCTGCGAGTTGGCCGACAGGAAGTTGTTGCTGTGCACGGCCCGCATGCCTTCGAGCTGCCGCTTCAGGGCATCGGACAAGGTGTCGTAGGCGCGGTAGAGGTTGCACCACAGGGTATCGCCGCCCACCTCCGGCACTTCCCGTCCGTACAGGATGGAGCCCAGGGGCGGCGTGGGGTGGTAGGTCTCGTCCGTATGCCAGGTGTCGCCGATGACGTCCTTGTCCGTCGGTTCCTTGACGACCGGCATGATCTGCGGATAGTCCGGCAGGGTGTGATAGACCGGCGTCATGCTGATTTCGCCGAAGCATTGCGCGAAGGCAATATGCTTTTCGGGCGTCAGGTCCTGATCGCGGAAGAAAATCACCTGGTGATCGAGCAGGGCCCGCCGGATGGCTGCCACCTCGTCCGCACCCAGGTTCCGCGATATATCGATGTCCAGCAGTTCCGCGCCGATCACGCCCGTCAACCTGCGTATTTCCATGTCGTCCTCGCTATGGTCCCGGCCTGATGATGACCGTGTGGCCAAAGTTTATCGACGGCCATTATTAGCGTCTAATACAGTTTCGTGAGTCGATTGATAGGCAAATACGGATAAATCATGGATCTCAAGCGCCTGCGTTATTTCGTCGCGGTGGCGGAGGAGGCCCACTTCGGGCGGGCGGCCAGCCGGCTCGGTATCAGCCAGCCGCCGCTCAGCGAGCACATCCAGGCGCTCGAGGCCGAGCTGGGCTGCAAGCTGCTGTTTCGCACCACCCGTTCGGTCAGCCTGACCGCAGAGGGCGAAGCCCTGCTCGAGCACGCGCGCGCCATCCTGCGCGACGTGGACAAATGCCGCGAGGTCATACACGCGGCCCGCAGCAAGGACAGCCTGACCCTGACGCTGGGGCTGCTGCACGCGCATACCTACACCTTCCTGCCCGCGCTGCTGCGCGAGTACTTCGCACAGGACCCGCGCCGCCGCGTGCACCTGGTCGAATACACCACGACCGAGCAGGTGGGCCGGCTGTTGGAAGGCACGATCGATATCGGCCTGGTGCGCGAGCCCATCCACCACGCTTCGCTACGCACGCGCAGACTGTTCTCGGAACGCTACGCAGTGGCGGTGCCGGAGGATTGGGGGCTGGCGCGGAAGGGCAAGGTCTCGGTGCGGGATTTCGACGGGCGCAGCATGATCGGCTACCCCAGTCACGATGTGCGGCGCAGCACCCAAAGCCTGTTCCGCGACTTCTTCCATCGCCACGACGTGCGCCCGCTGGATTATTTCGAGGTCAGGACGATGCATGCGTCGCTCGCGCTGGTCGCCGCCGGCCGCGGCTTCGCGCCCGTGCCACGTTCGCAATCGATGCTGCCGCTGGCGGGCGTGCGCTATTGCGAGTTCCGCGAGCAGGCGCCCGACCTGGCGGTCGGGTTGGCGTGGCGCGAGGATAAGCCCATGCCGGCCATCGATAGCTTCATCGACGTCTGCGACAGGCACTTCGCCCGCTGGTCCACGGTGCGCGCGGGGCGCTAGACCGTGGTCGCCTGGCGGGCCTGCTCGGCGAAGGTGCGGGTGGCGGCCAGGCCTTCCGGCGTGTAGTGCGAGCCGGGGGCGAGCTTGGCCAGCAGGTCGCTGGAAGCCGCCAGCGAACGCTCCCGGTTCCCGGCCAGGGCGGCGTGCCGCCTGGCGGCGCGGAAGCTCAGGTGACGGCCGTTGACCATGACGCGCGGCAGGCGGCCGGGCAGCTGCGGGCCTTCCAGGTATTCCTTGCAGTCGCCGGCGATCCAGTCGTAGATGGCCTGGAGCTCGAAGGAATTGAAGACGCCGAACATGCAGGCGTCGGTCCCCGACAGCAGCGCCCAGAATCGGGACTGCGACGGATCCTGGTGGCGGACGATCCAGTTCTTCTGCTGCAGTGCCTGCAGGAATTCCGGAATGTTGTCCGGATCGGACAGCCAGGCGTTGACCGTGCGGCCCGCGATCCGGCAGTAATCGGCATGCGCCGCGCGTCCGTAGCGGGACTTCTTGCGGAAGATCTCCGTGACGACCTGCTGGGGATCGAAACTGGCCGCGATGGCGGTGGAAGATACGCCGACATCGTTGAGCAGGAAACCGCGCTTGACGCGTTCGTAGAACGCCGCGCGTTGAACGGGCTCCTCCGGCATCAGCCGCAGCACGGCGTCCACCGCCTGGCGGGCGTGGCCCGAGCCGGCGTTGTCCACGGTGACGTGCACGGTGAAGTAGTACGGGTCGATCCCCAGTTCATCCAGCTCGTAGGCCGTGACATGCAGGTGATAGGGCAGTTGCTCATAGCCCAGGTTGAAGCCGGCCATCTCCGCCGTCAGCGTGTGGCCGTGCAAGCCTATCGCGAGCTGGGTCGCGCCCTGCTCATACAGGCTGTCGTCCGTGGGCTCCCAGCCGTCCGCGCCGGTGGAACGCAGCAGATTCAGGAACAGCGTGACGTGGTTCTGTGCCTCGTCGCCCATGCCCAGCTCTTCCAGATAGGTCGAGATCAGCGGTTCGAAGCGCGGGTCGCCCTGGTGCCGCAGGCTGCCGTACAGCCAGGATCCATCGACCAGCTTGGTCGGCGCGACCTGGGCCAGGAAATAGAGCGCGTGGGAACGGGTAGGGAACATTTCGCGCGGGCCGCCGGCCTTGCGGCGGGCCAGGTACTGCTGGTAACGGTCGCCGACCGCGTCGACGTTGGCATCCATCCAGGCATACAGGTCCTGCGGGTCGGCTGGCAATGCCGCCGCGCCCACGTCGACGCCGGCCAGCTTTGCCGCCAACCAGGCGCCGCTGGCCTCCAGCGTGCGTGCGTCGTCGGGGCTGGCCACCATCTGTTGATAGAGCTCCTTGTGCGGCATGCCGCCGGAGGGGGCGGCGTCCGTCGCGAGCTCTGCCGTTCGCCGCGCCATGCGTATTGTCTCGTTGGATGAGCAGGTCATTTTTTGGTCCGTGTTCCGTGGATGTCCTTCTTTGGCAAGTTGTGTGCCGCACGGGGGACTATTTCCGCAACGGGTGTAACCAAACCCCACCCTGGGACGAACTACGGGCTGTGCCAGCCGCGGACAACCCGCGCCGCGCACATCCCCCGGACTCCTGAGGACGCCAAGAAAATGACCATGGTCACCGAGCAAGACGAGGATAGTAAGTACCTCGGCCAATTCATCCCCATCCAATACCATCACGCCATGCTGATGGACGCCAACCGGATGAAGAACTTCAAGGCCGCCATCGACCACGTTGTCAAGCCGGGCGCGAAAGTGCTGGAGCTGGGCGGCGGCACCGGCGTTCTTTCCTGGTTCGCCGCCGCCACGGCGCAAAAGGTCTGGTGCGTGGAGTTCAATCGCGAGCTGGTGACCGAGGCCAGGCGCTTTCTCGCCATGAATCCCAACGGCGAAAAAGTGGAGGTCGTGCACGCCGACGCCTTCGAGTATCTGCCACCCGAGCCGGTCGACGTGATGATCTGCGAAATGATCCACGTCGCCATGCTCAGGGAAAAGCAGGTCGAGATGGTCGAGTCCTTCAAGCGGCGCTACCGCGAGCGGTTCGGCGATCCGCTGCCCATCCTGATGCCGACCGCCGTGGTCATGGCGGTGCAGCTTTTGCAGAAGGCCTATGATTTCGAAGGCTTCCACGCACCCATCATCCAGGTGGAAGAGCTGGGGGCGAACGCGCCGGGAACCGTGGACCTGGCCCAGCCGGCGGTCTACAGCCTGCTGGACTTCACCCTCGATACGCCGATGGACATCGCCTGGGACGGCACGGTCGTGATCGAGCGTGGCGGCGTCGTGAACACCCTTCGTTTCATCACCAAGAACATTCTTGCCATGGTCATGGAACGAGGCTCCACCATCGATTGGCTGAACCGGTATATGACATTCCCGCTGCGCACGCCCCTGAGCGTGGAAGCCGGCGATACACTGAGGATCCGCTTCCGGTACCGGGCGGGTGATTTCCTCTCCGTACTGACCGATGCGCTGGAGGTCGAAGTCGTACCGCGATAGTCCTCATGGCAGGACCACGGCGGCCCGTGGCGGGGGTGTGTAACAAAGTTGGCTCCTTGTTGTACCATTGCGCACAAAATGAACCGCATGGGGTGCGAGATGTCTTCCTTGGAGCCGAACGACGGCCGCCCATTGCCAACCTACGAACCGGACCGCGTGGTCGACGCCATCGTCAGCTATGCGGTCTATATGGTGACCCCGGATGGCACCGTCGCCAGCTGGAACGCCGGTGCGCGCGAGTTGACCGGCTGGCATCCGGCCGACGCGATCGGCCAGCATTATTCGACGTTTTGTCCCGCCTTCGCGGCGTTTTCGGACGACCTGGCCGCCCCGCGCAACGACGCGGCGCCGCCCGAGGTGTTGCATCGCGAAGGGTGGCTGAAGCGCAAGGACGGCACGCACCTGCGCGTCAGCACCGCGATCAGCCCGATGCGCGACGGCGCCGGCGCCTTGCTCGGGTACGCCTTCGTCTCGCGCGATCTTTCCGACGTCGTGGCCGCCGACGAGGCGCTGCGCCAGAGCGAAGAGCAATTCCAGCTGCTGATGCGCGGCGTGGTCGACTACGCCATCTACATGCTGGACCGCGATGGCCACGTCAGCAGCTGGAATGCGGGTGCCGAGCGCATCAAGGGCTATACCAAGGAAGAAATCCTCGGCAGCCATTTCTCCCGCTTCTACACCGAACCGGATCGCGAAGCGGGCATGCCCGCGCATGCGCTGCGCACGGCCCTGGCCGACGGACGCTACGAAAGCGAATCCTGGCGCGTACGCAAGGACGGTTCGCGCTTCTACGCGCACGTCGTGGTCGATCCCATTTTCGATGGCCGGCACAACCACGTCGGCTTCGCGAAAATCACGCGCGACATCACGGAAAAGCAGGCGGCAAAGGAAGAGCTTGAACGCACCCAGCGCGCCCTGCAGCAGGCGCAGAAGCTGGAGACCATCGGCAAGCTGACCGGTGGCGTCGCGCATGATTTCAACAACCTGCTGCAGGTCATCGGCGGGAACCTGCAGCTGCTGGCCTACGAGTTTCCCGACAATGAACGCGCCCGGCAACGGCTGGCGAACGCCATGGCCGGCGTGCAGCGGGGCGCGAAACTGGCGAACCAGTTGCTGGCGTTCGGCCGCAGGCAACCCCTGGCGCCCAGCGTCGTCAACGTCAGCCGCTTCCTGCGCGGCTTCGACGACATGCTGCAACGCAGCCTGGGAGAAGCCGTGGAAATCGAGACCATCGTCGCGGGCGGCCTCTGGAACACCATGGTGGATACCGCGCAGCTGGAGAACGCGCTGCTCAATCTGGCCATCAACGCGCGCGACGCCATGAACGGCGTGGGCAAGCTGACGATCGAGATCGGCAATGCCTACCTGGACGACGCGTACGCGCGGACCCGGCCTGAAGTCACGCCGGGGCAGTACGTCATGCTGGCGGTCACCGACACCGGATGCGGCATGAGCGAGGAAGTCATCGCCCAGGCGGTCGAACCGTTTTTCTCGACCAAGCCGGAAGGGCACGGCACCGGCCTGGGCCTGTCGATGGTCTACGGCTTCGTGAAGCAGTCCGGCGGCCATTTCGCGCTCTATAGCGAAGTCGGCCACGGGACCACGGCGAAGCTGTATCTGCCGCGGTCCATGGAAAAGGAAGACCTGCCGGCGCAATCCCTGGCGAGCGACGCGACGGGCGGCACCGAAACCATACTGGTCGCCGAAGACGACGCCGAAGTCTGCGCCACCGTCGTGGATATGCTGCGGGGCCTGGGCTACAAGGTGCTCAAGGCGGTGGACGGCGAGAGCGCCTTCGCCATCGTGCAAAGCGGCGTCAGGATCGATCTGCTGTTCTCCGACGTCGTGATGCCCGGGCCGATGCGCAG
Encoded proteins:
- a CDS encoding HAD family hydrolase, with the translated sequence MKAKAVLFDCDGVLVDSERISAGVLRDMLDELGVAMTHDEVLRRFVGRTMKDELPWIAQASGKSIGTEWLGQFWQRRNVALGEQVQPIPHVLRTVQLLHERLDGRIACASGADRAKLELQLNKTGLMRYFQGRTFSGYEMARSKPSPDVYLAAAAALETDPAECVVIEDSVTGVTAGVAAGAIVLGYSPGGPSHSPATALLASGATAVFADMARLPLLLGVGA
- a CDS encoding iron-containing redox enzyme family protein, translated to MTCSSNETIRMARRTAELATDAAPSGGMPHKELYQQMVASPDDARTLEASGAWLAAKLAGVDVGAAALPADPQDLYAWMDANVDAVGDRYQQYLARRKAGGPREMFPTRSHALYFLAQVAPTKLVDGSWLYGSLRHQGDPRFEPLISTYLEELGMGDEAQNHVTLFLNLLRSTGADGWEPTDDSLYEQGATQLAIGLHGHTLTAEMAGFNLGYEQLPYHLHVTAYELDELGIDPYYFTVHVTVDNAGSGHARQAVDAVLRLMPEEPVQRAAFYERVKRGFLLNDVGVSSTAIAASFDPQQVVTEIFRKKSRYGRAAHADYCRIAGRTVNAWLSDPDNIPEFLQALQQKNWIVRHQDPSQSRFWALLSGTDACMFGVFNSFELQAIYDWIAGDCKEYLEGPQLPGRLPRVMVNGRHLSFRAARRHAALAGNRERSLAASSDLLAKLAPGSHYTPEGLAATRTFAEQARQATTV
- a CDS encoding LysR family transcriptional regulator, with amino-acid sequence MDLKRLRYFVAVAEEAHFGRAASRLGISQPPLSEHIQALEAELGCKLLFRTTRSVSLTAEGEALLEHARAILRDVDKCREVIHAARSKDSLTLTLGLLHAHTYTFLPALLREYFAQDPRRRVHLVEYTTTEQVGRLLEGTIDIGLVREPIHHASLRTRRLFSERYAVAVPEDWGLARKGKVSVRDFDGRSMIGYPSHDVRRSTQSLFRDFFHRHDVRPLDYFEVRTMHASLALVAAGRGFAPVPRSQSMLPLAGVRYCEFREQAPDLAVGLAWREDKPMPAIDSFIDVCDRHFARWSTVRAGR
- a CDS encoding SDR family oxidoreductase; this encodes MADRITLITGANRGIGRATAERLARDGHHVIGLARHAPADGFPGDFHEVDLADAAATADVLARITAAFPVDNVVNNAGLTTSSTLQETSVEELDRILAVNMRAPIQCVQACLPAMIAKGRGAIVNISSRAALGIPRRTAYAGAKSGLIGYTRTWALELGPHGITVNAVAPGPVLTELYKKNNPMDEDAARRLAERIPLRRLGQPEDIAGTIAFFLSDDARFVTGQVLYACGGLSVGSAPV
- a CDS encoding TauD/TfdA dioxygenase family protein — translated: MEIRRLTGVIGAELLDIDISRNLGADEVAAIRRALLDHQVIFFRDQDLTPEKHIAFAQCFGEISMTPVYHTLPDYPQIMPVVKEPTDKDVIGDTWHTDETYHPTPPLGSILYGREVPEVGGDTLWCNLYRAYDTLSDALKRQLEGMRAVHSNNFLSANSQARNATRSTKLREDVGVIDSVHPVVRTHEETGRKCLFVNHPFTYAFEGMTREESLPLLQYLYQHSAKPENTCRFRWRKGSMAFWDNRCTMHYAINDYPGERRAMHRITIQGSVPR
- a CDS encoding hybrid sensor histidine kinase/response regulator, producing the protein MSSLEPNDGRPLPTYEPDRVVDAIVSYAVYMVTPDGTVASWNAGARELTGWHPADAIGQHYSTFCPAFAAFSDDLAAPRNDAAPPEVLHREGWLKRKDGTHLRVSTAISPMRDGAGALLGYAFVSRDLSDVVAADEALRQSEEQFQLLMRGVVDYAIYMLDRDGHVSSWNAGAERIKGYTKEEILGSHFSRFYTEPDREAGMPAHALRTALADGRYESESWRVRKDGSRFYAHVVVDPIFDGRHNHVGFAKITRDITEKQAAKEELERTQRALQQAQKLETIGKLTGGVAHDFNNLLQVIGGNLQLLAYEFPDNERARQRLANAMAGVQRGAKLANQLLAFGRRQPLAPSVVNVSRFLRGFDDMLQRSLGEAVEIETIVAGGLWNTMVDTAQLENALLNLAINARDAMNGVGKLTIEIGNAYLDDAYARTRPEVTPGQYVMLAVTDTGCGMSEEVIAQAVEPFFSTKPEGHGTGLGLSMVYGFVKQSGGHFALYSEVGHGTTAKLYLPRSMEKEDLPAQSLASDATGGTETILVAEDDAEVCATVVDMLRGLGYKVLKAVDGESAFAIVQSGVRIDLLFSDVVMPGPMRSRDLARKAQEHLPDMAVLFTSGYTQNAIVHGGRLDKGVELITKPYTREELARKIRHVLANHKQRRGA
- a CDS encoding Bug family tripartite tricarboxylate transporter substrate binding protein, whose protein sequence is MMQAATRTAMLAVAVSIFTGAFTGIFPGAARAAPAAESAARWPAQQVNLIVGYAPGGTTDIIARAVASVLTEQTGHPFVVENRTGANSNIGAEFVKRAAPDGYTFYVGSTANAINRTLYTNLNYDIAADYRNVALLGTVPNVLVVNPKLPIHNVQDYIAYAKSHPGKLTCASSGTGSAIHMSCELFKIQTGTQILHVPYRGSGPAMTDLLGGQVDSIFDNLPTELPNVQAGKLRALGVTSAERSPSAPDIPTLRESGLPDFNVVSWFGLFAPKDTDPAIVDRMNAALNKALATTKLQGIYKQSGIALPPPPNSPAQFSTFVRGEVSRWADVVKRSGAHVD
- a CDS encoding methyltransferase domain-containing protein, whose translation is MVTEQDEDSKYLGQFIPIQYHHAMLMDANRMKNFKAAIDHVVKPGAKVLELGGGTGVLSWFAAATAQKVWCVEFNRELVTEARRFLAMNPNGEKVEVVHADAFEYLPPEPVDVMICEMIHVAMLREKQVEMVESFKRRYRERFGDPLPILMPTAVVMAVQLLQKAYDFEGFHAPIIQVEELGANAPGTVDLAQPAVYSLLDFTLDTPMDIAWDGTVVIERGGVVNTLRFITKNILAMVMERGSTIDWLNRYMTFPLRTPLSVEAGDTLRIRFRYRAGDFLSVLTDALEVEVVPR